The Oryzihumus leptocrescens sequence CCCGGTCGCATGGACGCTGCGGCCTTTGTCCTCAAGGACTTCTCCGGCGCCGAGCGCACCGAGCTGCCGTTCCTGCTCGGCGACGGCGCCGACGCCGTCGAGAAGCTGGTCACCGAGGGCCTCGAGGCAACCCAGCAGGTCTTCCACTCGCGCTGAGCGCCCAGGGGCCCCCGACGCAGCATGGCTCCATCCGTTTGCATGAGCCTGGCGCTCCTGCCAAGAGCGCAAGGACGCTCGTGCAGCAGGGCGATCGCCCGAATTTGTCTGTGCGGCAAGGTGGTTGGACCGGCGGGTTCCGACCATGCCTCTCCCGCTCGCCGGTACACAAGTCCTTCCGGGAAGGGTGGGGTGGGAAGGCGGACCGCGGATGACCGACTACGCGCGCCCGACCCGTCGCCAACGGCGCAGGCGCGCCGCGCGCGGCTCCGGGGTCGTGCCCGCGCAGCAGGTCGGGACCCCGGACCCCCTCCGCCCCACGACGGCGACCACCACCCGCACCGAGCCGGACTTCCTTGACGCGCCACCGCAGCCGACCGTCCGGGCGCGGGTCTGGGAGCGCCGCTACCGGCGCACCGCCGTCCTCATGGACCTGCTCGCCGGCTGCGTCGCCGCCGTGCTGGGCTGTGTCGTCCGCTTCGGAGCCGAGCCGCGCCTGGCCTACGTGCTGCTCAGCATGGCCGTCCCGGTCGCGTGGATCCTCGCGGTGACGTGTGCGCACGGCTACGAGAGCCGCTACATGGGCGTCAGCACCGAGGAGTACCGCGCGCTCGTGGACGCCGCGCTGGGCCTGCTGGCGGTCGTGTCGGTGGTGGCGTTCGCGGGTCAGATCACCATCGCCCGTGGCTACGTCGTGCTCGTGCTGCCGGCGCTGTTCGTGCTCTCGCTCATGGGACGCAAGGGGTTGCGCCGCTGGCTGCACGCGCAGCGTCGTGCCGGGCTGTTCATGCAGCGCACCGTCGTCCTGGGCCGGGCCGACTCCGCGCGCGACCTGATCCGCCAGGTGCAGGCCTCGCCGGTGCACGGCCTGTCCGTGGTGGCCGCCTGCGTCTCCGGCCTCGACGGGGCCTGGGACGACGCCCCCGAGCTGGAGGGCGTCACCGTCTACGGCTGCCCGGAGGACGCGGTCGCCGCGGTGGACCTGTTCGACGCCGACGTCGTCGCGGTCTCCAGCCACCCGGACCTCGGCGGCCCTGTGCTGCGCCGGTTGGCGTGGGCCCTGGAGGAGCGCAACGTCGACCTCGTCGTGGCACCCGGGATCCTCGAGGTCGCCGGCCCCCGCCTGTCCATCCGGCCGGTGGCCGGCACCCCGCTGCTGCACGTCGAGCGCCCGGTCATGTCCGGTGCACGGCGTGTCGTCAAGGTCGTGGTCGAGCGCGCCATGGCGATCTGCATCGCCGTTGCCGCGCTGCCGGCCATCGAGCTGGTCGCCCTCGCCGTGCACCTGGACTCCGCGGGTCCGATCCTGTTCCGGCAGAAGCGGATCGGGGCCCGCGGCGAGCCGTTCGAGATGCTCAAGTTCCGCACCATGGTCACCGACGCCGAGGACCGGCTCGCCGAGATCAGCGACGGCCACGAGACCAACGTGGTGCTGTTCAAGAAGCGCAACGACCCGCGGGTCACCCGGGTGGGCAAGATCCTGCGGCGCTACTCCCTGGACGAGCTGCCCCAGCTGCTCAACGTCCTCCGGGGCGACATGTCCCTCGTCGGCCCGCGGCCCCCGTTGCCGCAGGAGGTCGAGAAGTACGAGCCCGACGCGGTCCGGCGCCTTCGGGTGCAGCCGGGCCTGACCGGGCTGTGGCAGGTCAGTGGCCGCAGTGACCTGTCGTGGGAGGAGTCCTTGCGGCTCGACCTCTGGTACGTCGACAACTGGTCGCTCGTGCTGGACGTGCAGATCCTGATCCGCACGCTGCGCGCCGTGGTTCGCGGCGCGGGGGCCTACTAGGGGGCGGCACCGGGTCGGCCGGGGGCTGCCGAGGCCTCCGGACCGGCGCGGTGCGCCATGAGCGCACAAAGGAGAGCCATGCGCACAGCACCACCGAACACGGCCGCGGACGCGGCGAGCGGAAACGTCCCGGCCACACCCCGCATCGGGGTGGCGCGATGAGCACCCGCGGCGTCGTGGCCACGTCGCTGGCCGCCACCCTGGTCCTGGCCGGCGCCGCCGCCGCGCAGGCCTCCGTGAGCACCAATCCCGTCTCCTGCGTCCAGCCCGACGGCCGGGTGAGCACCGTCGCGATCAGCGGCGGCACGGCATACCTCGGCGGGAGCTTCACCCACGTCAAGGACAAGGGCGGCGCCACGGTGGTGCGCAACCGGCTGGCGGCGGTTGACACCGCGAGCTGCGCGCTGCTGCCGTGGGCACCGTCCGCGGACAGCAACGTCCTCGCCCTGGCGGTGAGGGGCAGCATCGTCTGGGCCGGCGGCGACTTCACCCACATCGGCACGACGGTCCGCAACCACCTCGCGGCCCTCGACGCCGGCACCGGGGCGCTGACCTCGTTCAACCCCAACGTCAGCAACACCGTGCGGGCGCTGGCGGTGTCGACCTCGACGCTGTACGCCGGCGGGACGTTCAC is a genomic window containing:
- a CDS encoding sugar transferase, with amino-acid sequence MTDYARPTRRQRRRRAARGSGVVPAQQVGTPDPLRPTTATTTRTEPDFLDAPPQPTVRARVWERRYRRTAVLMDLLAGCVAAVLGCVVRFGAEPRLAYVLLSMAVPVAWILAVTCAHGYESRYMGVSTEEYRALVDAALGLLAVVSVVAFAGQITIARGYVVLVLPALFVLSLMGRKGLRRWLHAQRRAGLFMQRTVVLGRADSARDLIRQVQASPVHGLSVVAACVSGLDGAWDDAPELEGVTVYGCPEDAVAAVDLFDADVVAVSSHPDLGGPVLRRLAWALEERNVDLVVAPGILEVAGPRLSIRPVAGTPLLHVERPVMSGARRVVKVVVERAMAICIAVAALPAIELVALAVHLDSAGPILFRQKRIGARGEPFEMLKFRTMVTDAEDRLAEISDGHETNVVLFKKRNDPRVTRVGKILRRYSLDELPQLLNVLRGDMSLVGPRPPLPQEVEKYEPDAVRRLRVQPGLTGLWQVSGRSDLSWEESLRLDLWYVDNWSLVLDVQILIRTLRAVVRGAGAY